Part of the Streptomyces diastaticus subsp. diastaticus genome, GGGCGGCTCCTCTCTGTCGATGGGCCAGTCCTTCCGGGTGATGGTCATCGGCGGGCTGTTCACGCTGGTGGTGCTGCTGGTCGGGCTGGCGTGCTGGATGGTCGAGTTCGCGTTCCGGTTCCCGCTTCTGTCGCTGCTGATGGAGCCGGCGCAGAAGGCGGCTGACGCGTACAACGACGCGGTGGTCGACCGGCTCGGTCTCAAAGGGCTGATGCTCTCGTGGGGGTTCGCCTTCGGGCTGATCCTGTTCGTGCGGGGCCGGGCGGCGCGTGGTCTGGGGGAGATCGCGTTGACGCTGCTGCTGGGGGCGTTCGCGGCTTCGGCCTTCATCCGACCCGATGTGCTGCTCGGCGTCGACGGGCCCTTGGTGAGCTCGCAGCGGGCCGGCGCGGAGGTGTCGCAGGCGGTCGCCGACTCCTACGACTGGGGCGGCAAGGTCTCCCGTGATCTGCCCGGTCCGTGCGCGACCAACGCGAGCGGTGCCGAGGTGGCGTGCGGCGCGGGCGAGGAGTGGGCGCCGGTGAAGCCCGGGAGCCAGGCGGCGGCCGTGGCCCGCCCGATTCAGGACGCCGTCACGAACGCGATCGTCGTGAAGCCGTTCATGCTGCTCCAGTACGGGCAGCTGCTGGACCCCGGCAAGAAGGACGAGAAGGCGGCGTACGAGGCCCACGTGAAGTGGGTGACCGGCAAGTACGCGCCGATGACGAAGGCAGAGGCCGAGGAGGAGTGCAAGGACGTCGCGACGAAGCCGATGCGGGATCTCTGTGTGGACGAGACGCTCGGGAGGACTCCCCCGCTGACCCCGGTCGACGTGGTCAAGGAGAAGTTGCAGGAGGGGACGGCGGTCCTCTCCCCCGAGGACCAGGCCCTGACGGGGCTCACCGATGATCTGAAGAAGAACGGCGGCGCGGTGGGCAAGGAAGCCGCCGCCTACGCGAGCGACCCGTCGTGGGAGCGGGTGTCCGGTGCCCTGGTCCTGCTGCTTGCTGCGATTCTCGTCGCCGGGATGCTGATGGCGACCACGATGGTGCTGCTCGGCGCCCAGGCCGGCGGAGCGGGCGCGTCCGCGGTCGGCGGCGTCGTCTTCGTGTGGAGCATGCTGCCCGGGCCCAACCGCCAGATCGTGTGGAAGTGGTTGGGGCTGTGGTTGGTGGCGACGCTGGCCACGTTCGCGGCCTGTCTGTTCGTGCCGTTCTACGGCATGTCGGTCGACGCGGTCCTGACCGACGGCCCGGACCTGATGATCGAGCGTCTCCTCCTCCTGGTCGCCCTGGCGCTGCTCGGCGTGTTCTTCCACCGGGCCCTGTTCCGGGCCCTGTCCGGCTTCGGGCAGCGCCTGGCGCAGCGGATGCGGTACCTGAAGGTCGGCGGTACGCACCTGCCGGGCGACACCTCGGAGATCGGCGCCGCCCTCGGGGCGCATGCGGCCGGCGGATACGGCGTCGGAGGGGGTCTGGCGATGCCCGGGGCCTACGGCCTGGGGACCCGGCACGGGTTGCTCTCGCGCGCCGGCGCGATGCTCGACGGCAGCGGCATGCCGATGGACCCCGGTGCCGTCGTCGGCCAGGGGCTGGCCGAGGCGCGTCGCGGTCTGGCGCCGCTGGGCCTGGCCGTCGGGGCGGGTGCGCTCGGGGCGAAGCTGGGGCTGCGCGGGGCCCACGGTCTCCTGGTCGGACGACGTCCGGACCAGGAGTCGCTGGACCGGATGCGGCGGCCGGTGGCTACGGGCGACACTCGTACGCCCCGCCCGTCGTGGCAGCGGTACGGCGGCGGGCCTGGGCAGCACGAGGGGGGCGAGGAGCGCGAGCTCGTCGACCCGCAGACGGGTGAGGTGGTCCGGGTCGGTGGGGACAACCACGGCGAGGACGAGCGCACCGGTCTGGGGACCCGGGTGCACAACCGGGCTGTTCGGCTTCGGGGGTACCGCGTCCTGAGCCGGGCGGGCCGGCTGGCCTACCACTCCACGTACGGGCTTCCGGCAGCGGTGGGCAAGAGGTCGTCGAGGGCAACGCAGGACGCCCGGGAGCAGTGGACCAGTACGCGGACCCGGCTTCAGGAGGACGGCCAGGCGTGGCGGCCGGTCGGCAGGACGGTGGCCCGGGCCGGGCGAGGCGCGGTGACGCTGTCTCAGCGGGCTGCGGTGGCCGGTTACCTGGCCGAGCAGCAGGCAGCCGAGAGCGTCGGGCGGATTCAGGAGGCAGGCCACCGCGGGGCGGCCCGCGTGCGGGCCGGGGCACGGTCGGCGTCGCTGACCACGGCGCTGGTGCTGGGCCGCACGGCGAATCCGCCGAGTTCCGCCTCCCGGCCCGTGCCGGGGGCTGTTCGTCAGGTCTCGTCCCCGTCCGATGACCACCAGCGGGTTCTCGATGCGCTGGCCCGGGCCCGTGAAAGCGGATCGGAGGACGGTTCGTGAAGCGGTTGCGCCGGTTGGGCTGTCTCGGTGTGCTCCTGGTCCTGGTCGGGGGGTGCGCGGCGCAGGTTTCCGCCTTACACCAGCAGCTCGTCGGCTTGTCGACTCTCGCGGAGGAGGATCAGGAGACCTTCGATGCCGGGGAGGGCAACGGGGACGGAATCCCGCCGAGGATGCTCCAGGCCTACCGGTCGGCGGCCGGCCAGGCAGGGAAGTTCGCGCCGGGGTGCCGGGGGATGCGGTGGCCGATCCTGGCGGGGATCGCACGGATCGAGTCGAACCACGCGGCCGGCCGGTCGGTGTCGGAGAGCGGGGACATCCGTCCGAAGATCTACGGGCCCCTGCTGGACGGCGCCGGGGTCGGCGGGAACACCACCGCGCACCCGGACACCGACGGTGGCCGCTGGGACGGCACCGCCCGCGGGGAGCGGGCGGTAGGCCCCTTCCAGTTCATCCCCGCCACCTGGGCGTCCACCGCCCCGGCGGGGCACCGTGACCCGCACAACGCCGACGACGCCGCCTTGGCCGCGGTGATCTACCTCTGCGGCCGGGGCCGCGACCTGCGCTCGGAGAGTCAGCTGGAGGCGGCGCTCTTCCAGTACAACCGCTCGAAGGTCTACGTCGCCGACGTCCGCCGCTGGATCGACCAGTACTCCGCCGGAGGCGGGACCGGGTCGACGAACCTGGAGGGTGTGAAGGGCAAGGCCCGGACGGTTCTGGAGGCGGCGCTGTCCCAGCGGGGCGTCCCGTACTCGTGGGGCGGGGGCGACGCGAAGGGCAAGAGCACCGGCAGCTGCTGTTCCCCCAGCGGCAAGTCGGGGGCCTCCATCGTGGGATTCGACTGCTCGGGGCTGACGACGTACGCCTTCGCGCGGGCCGGGATCAGCCTGCCTCGCACGGCCAGCGCCCAGTCCCAACGGGGCAATCGGCTGTGGACGTTGAAGCAGATGGCCCCTGGCGACCTGGTCTTCTTCTCCTACATCCCCGGCCAGGACAGCGCCATCTATCACGTAGGGATCTACCTCGGAGACGGGAAAATGATCAACGCTGCGCGTCCGGGCACGAGGGTCCGGATCGACCCGGTGGCGTCGATGTCGGGGTTCGCGGGGGGTGCGCGGCTGTGGTGAGCACCGAATCTGGCGGGCTACCGCGTGTGCGGGCCGGCGGGGAGCGGCCCCGGACACCGGGAGAGGACGGGCCGCGCCGTACGGGGCTTCTCGCGCCGGCGGCCGCCGTCGCCCTGGCGCTCCTGGGGATGTGGCTCCTGCTGCCCGATCAGGACGGCGGAAGCAACGCGGCTGCTCCCAGCGCGGTGCGCGCCGCAGAGGAACGGGTCGAGGACCCGGCGTCGGTGCCGAGCCTGCCGGCTGCGGAGGCGAGCAGCTCTGGCTCGCAGCCGCCCTCGGCCGGTGCGAGCGCAACGCCGCCGTCGGAGCACGACGGGGCGGCTCTCGCTCCTCCCGGGGAGGGCCCGGCCGGGGACCGGGCGCTGCGCCGGGAGCTGGCGCGGCTCTCGCCTCCCGATCTGGCGCCGGCGGTGGAGGAGGAGCTTGCCGGACGGGCCCGGCGGGAGCTGATGGACGACACCGCTGCTGTCTACCGGCAGGTCCGGGTCCAGGCGGCCCTTGCCCGCCGGGACGGGGCCGATGAGCGGGCGGTGGTGCACCTGGTGTGGGCCGGCAGCGGACCGGACGGCGAGTTCCGCGAGGGCCGCACGACGACGGTCCGCTACGAGGAGAAGGGCAAGGGGTCATGGGTACGAGCGGGACGGTGACGGCCATGCCGGTCGCGGACGGCGTGGTAACGGTGCTGAGCTGGCTGTTCAGCTTGCTGGAGTGGGGTTGGGACAACGTGTGGTGGTGGGCGCCGCTGGGGGCGGTGCTCGCCGCCGGCGGGTATGCCGGGCTGCGGCGGCTGGCCGATCATGCCTCCCAGGAGCGGACTGCGGTGATGCTGAAGCCGCGGCGTGGCTTCGAGCCGAGCCCGGAGGAGATCCACCGGTACGGGATACAGCTTCTCCGGGCCTCGGGGGCGGGCCCGTGGTGGGTGCCCCGGCGCGCCAGGACGGTGCGGATTCGCTTTCACGGCGACGGGGTGCGGGCCTTGACCTACACGGTGGAGGCTCCGGCGGGCGCCGCGCTGCTCCTTCGCCACAGCCCGTTCGGCGAGGACGTGGAGGTCTCGACCGTGCCGGTCGGGCGGCGGGTGAAGGGCAGGCACCGGGTCCGGGCGGAGTTCATGTTGCGGGGCGGAGGGCCGGCGGAGACGTCGCTCCGTGAGGTCCCGGCGATCCCGGACCCGCTTCAGCCGCTGGTGAACGCCCTCTCGGACATGCGCGCTGACCTCCACGATGTCGCCGAGGTGTGCTTTGACGTCCAGCGGCCCTCGCCTTCTCGGCTGAGGCTCAAGCGGAACAGCGCTGTGAACAAGGCGCGTTCGGAGCGCTGGCGGGAGGCGGCCCGGGCGTCGCGCTGGCAGCGGATGAACGCCGGGGGCGGTTTCGCGCAGGCGTGGTCGGGCCGCGCGGGTCGGCCTGCGGGAGGCTCCCTCGTTCTGTCGCCCGAGCAGGTCGACCGTAAGGAGGCGCTGGGCAAGCTGGCCGACGAGACGCCGGTGGTGCGGGTGCAGGTGCTGGTGCGGTGCTCCAGCGACATCGAGGGGCGGGCCCGGGCGCGGCTCCAGCAGATCCAGGCGGCGATGGACGTGTCGTCGGGATCGGCGCGGTGGTCGATGCGGGGCTGGCGGTTCGGGCCGGTGGCGGTGACGAGCGATCATCAGCCGTGGCGTGGCGCGTTCGACCACCGGTGGCAGACCGGGCAGGCGGCGCCGCCGTCCGCGAACTGGGTCGCGGTGGAGGAGCTGGCCGGGTGGCTCAAGCCCCTCACGGTGCACACCCGGATGCCGCTGCTGGAGGGTGAGGTCCCGACCTTTCAGGTGGGCAACCCCGGGCTGGTCCTTCAGGGCTGGTACCGGTCGGTGGACGGGCGGCGGCGGCTGCTGGCCACCGTCGAGTCGGAGACGCTCTTCGAGGTCGCCATCGGCAAGGCCGGCTGGGGGAAGACCGAGCGGGCCCTGTGTCAGGCCGTCGGCCTGGCCCACAGCGGCCGAGGTCTGGCGATGGTGGACCCGCACGGCGACACCTGGGCCCGGGCCGCGCCGTACCTGGCGCACCAGCACATCGCGGAGCGGGCCCTGCTCATCGACCTCGCGGACCGGGGGGCGAAGTCTCCGCTGGCGGCCTGGAATCCGCTCTCCGTGCACGACGGGACCGACGCGCACCGGGTGGTCGCGGACACGGTCGACACCGTGGCGCACACCCTGGGCTGGTCGGCGGCGACGGCGCCGCGCGGCTTGACGATCTTCACGCAGGCGGTTCGGGCTCTCGTGGCGGTCAACGAGGCGGCCTGCCGTGCGGGGAGCCCGGAGTGCCAGACCACGCTGTTCCAGATGGACCCGCTGTTCAACGACGCCGGGTTCCGGGACCGTGTGCTGGCCCGGCTGCCCGAGGACGAGCGCAAGTGGTGGCAGACCGTCTTCCCGACGCTGCCCGCGGACGCGGCGTCGATCGTGCTGAACCCCATCAGCCGGCTGGCGAGCGACCCGGTCTCGCGGGCCTTCCTCGGGCAGCCGGTCGGCAGTTACCAGATGCGCCGCGCCATGGATGAGCAGCAGGTCATGTGGATCATGCCGCAAGGGGGAGGGCCCACCAGCCAGCTCATCACCACGCTGATCCTGCGCGACATCCAGCGGGCGGCGTACTCGCGGCGCGACACCCCCGCAGGGGAGCGGGTGCCCTTCCGGCTCTACCTGGACGAGCTGCGCACCCTGCTGTCGGGCGGCGCCGAGACGGTGGCGCAGCTGACGGAAGAGGCCCGCAAGTTCGGGTTGCGGCTGCACGGGATGAGCCAGCTCCTCCAGCGGCTCCCGGAAGACGTGCGCGACACCCTGCTGCAGAACGCCTCGACGTTGTCGTCCACGGCCGGCTCGACGCGGGCGATCAGCCTCATGACGGCTGAGTGGGGCGAGCTGGTCTCCCCCGGCCAGGTCGCCGACCTGGCTCGCTACCGGCACTACATGACGATGACGGTGCGCGGCGAACGCGTCGGCCCCGTCCTGGTTGAGGGGCCTGTGCTGGAGGAGGTCTTCAAGGACCAGGAGCGCCGCCAGCACGTGCCCGCGCTCAACCGGGAGGCGCTGAGGAACGCGGGGGCGCAGCCTCGGGGGCAGCTTCTCGCCCAGGCCCGTGACCACCAGGAGACCGTACGGGTCTGGCTGAGCCAGACCACCCAGACGAAGACCCCCCAGTTGAAGGGATACCGGTAGAGATGTTCGTGCCCTCGCCCAAGGAGACTCGCGCGCACCGCACGCTCGCGGCCCTGGCTGTCCACCGGCAGGCCACCGGAGAGCAACTGCACCGGCTGGTGGTCCCCGATTCGGGGCCCAGGGCTCTGGCGCCCGTCCTGGCCCAGCTCGCCGAGGAGGAGCTGATCGGATCGATCACTCTGCCGAACAGCGGCCGGAAGCGGGCCTGGTTCCTGACTCATCGCGGGGCGGGGGTCTGCCGGGACTGGCCCGAGCTCCGGGGCCGGCAGCCGCTGCCCTTGTCCACCTCGATGGCCGCCTCGATGCGCGCCGCGCACACGCTGACGGTGGTCCGAACCCACCTGGCGTTCCTGGACGACGCCCGGGCGCAGGGTGACGAGTACGGGCCGCTTGACTGGGCCCCCGAGGTCGCGCACAACGTCAGTGACGGGGAGCGGCTGGTCGCCGACGCGCTGATGCGCTACGTGGTGCTCGGCGCGGAAGGGCGCGTGAAACTGCGCGCCTTCGTCGAGGTGGACCGGGCCACGATGAGCGGGGAGGACCTGGCGGCGAAGCTGATCTCGTACGCCCGCTTCCACACCTACACGCCGCCGGCGCCCGGGGGGCGGCTCACGGCGGGTTCCAACTCCGTGGCGTGGCTGCGGTGGTACCCGACCATGCCGCGGGTGCTGTTCGTGCTGACCGGTGCCGGTCCTCGGGCGCTGGCGAACCGTCTTGCGGACCTGCGGGAGATGGCGGCTGAGCATCCCCTGGTCGCGGCGATGGCGGCGAAGGTTCCGCTCGGGGCGGCGGTACTGGAGGACGTCGAGGAGCACGGGGCCCGGGCGGCGGTGTGGACGTCGCTGGCCGGGCCGGAGGAGCGGTGTGGCTGGGACGAGCTGCAGCCGGCTTCGGCGCCGGCCACCCGCGTCACGTGACATGCATCACAAAAGGGGTTTCCGTGCGCATGGCAGCGATCATCATTTTTGCCACTCCATTACCCCAAGAAGGGCACACCGATGACCAGTTCACCCACCGGAAGGTGAGCAGAAATGCGTAACCTCTCGACTACAGATGGCGTATATACAGCGCATGCCGTCCCTTCGGGACCGTGCCGGGGGTCGGGGTGCTCACCACGTCATCTACCACCACAACGGGGAGGGACCATGGATCGTCGACATGGGGCCGGGAGCGTCCGCCGTATCGGGAACCGCTCGGCCAGCGCCGTGCTCGGCGGCGTGCTCGTCCTGGGCCTCGCGGGATGCGGCGGCCAGGACTCCGAGGCGGACAAGCCGGCCGGGTCCGGCAGTACGTCCGCGGCCGCCGAGCCGAGCGAGGAGGCGTCCACGCCGGAGCCGCTTACTCCCGAGGAGCGGGAGGAGAAGGCCGTGACCAAGGCCTATCTGTCCTTCCGGGCTGAGCAGAGCAAGGCGTTCGGCAAGGCCACCACGAAGGGTACGCAGATCGAGACCTTCGCGGCCGGCGTCGCCCTGCTCCAGGTCGAGAAGGACATGGAGTTCTCTCGCAAAGAGGGCGTGATCACCAAGGGAGCCACCCAGCACGAGCCCAGTGTGGACGTGCTGGAGCTGAAGCCGACGAAGGGCGGGACCCTGCCCCGCGCGACGATCACCGACTGCGTCGACGTGACGAAGGTGGAGTTCGTCTACGAGGAGTCCGGCAAGCCGTACCCGATGCCCGACGAGCGGCTCCCGCGGTACGAGGCAAAGGTCAAGGCGGAGAAGTGGGGGAAGCAGTGGAAGGTCTTGGAGGCCGAAGCTCAGTCAAGCGCCTGCTGACAGGCGCCGGCCCGCTGGCGCTCGCCGCGCTTCTGGTGGGAACGTCTGTTGCCCCGGCCACGGCCGGGGTTCCGCAGGGCGGGAGTTGCAGCGGGTGGGGC contains:
- a CDS encoding ATP/GTP-binding protein gives rise to the protein MGTSGTVTAMPVADGVVTVLSWLFSLLEWGWDNVWWWAPLGAVLAAGGYAGLRRLADHASQERTAVMLKPRRGFEPSPEEIHRYGIQLLRASGAGPWWVPRRARTVRIRFHGDGVRALTYTVEAPAGAALLLRHSPFGEDVEVSTVPVGRRVKGRHRVRAEFMLRGGGPAETSLREVPAIPDPLQPLVNALSDMRADLHDVAEVCFDVQRPSPSRLRLKRNSAVNKARSERWREAARASRWQRMNAGGGFAQAWSGRAGRPAGGSLVLSPEQVDRKEALGKLADETPVVRVQVLVRCSSDIEGRARARLQQIQAAMDVSSGSARWSMRGWRFGPVAVTSDHQPWRGAFDHRWQTGQAAPPSANWVAVEELAGWLKPLTVHTRMPLLEGEVPTFQVGNPGLVLQGWYRSVDGRRRLLATVESETLFEVAIGKAGWGKTERALCQAVGLAHSGRGLAMVDPHGDTWARAAPYLAHQHIAERALLIDLADRGAKSPLAAWNPLSVHDGTDAHRVVADTVDTVAHTLGWSAATAPRGLTIFTQAVRALVAVNEAACRAGSPECQTTLFQMDPLFNDAGFRDRVLARLPEDERKWWQTVFPTLPADAASIVLNPISRLASDPVSRAFLGQPVGSYQMRRAMDEQQVMWIMPQGGGPTSQLITTLILRDIQRAAYSRRDTPAGERVPFRLYLDELRTLLSGGAETVAQLTEEARKFGLRLHGMSQLLQRLPEDVRDTLLQNASTLSSTAGSTRAISLMTAEWGELVSPGQVADLARYRHYMTMTVRGERVGPVLVEGPVLEEVFKDQERRQHVPALNREALRNAGAQPRGQLLAQARDHQETVRVWLSQTTQTKTPQLKGYR
- a CDS encoding C40 family peptidase; protein product: MSTLAEEDQETFDAGEGNGDGIPPRMLQAYRSAAGQAGKFAPGCRGMRWPILAGIARIESNHAAGRSVSESGDIRPKIYGPLLDGAGVGGNTTAHPDTDGGRWDGTARGERAVGPFQFIPATWASTAPAGHRDPHNADDAALAAVIYLCGRGRDLRSESQLEAALFQYNRSKVYVADVRRWIDQYSAGGGTGSTNLEGVKGKARTVLEAALSQRGVPYSWGGGDAKGKSTGSCCSPSGKSGASIVGFDCSGLTTYAFARAGISLPRTASAQSQRGNRLWTLKQMAPGDLVFFSYIPGQDSAIYHVGIYLGDGKMINAARPGTRVRIDPVASMSGFAGGARLW
- a CDS encoding replication-relaxation family protein: MFVPSPKETRAHRTLAALAVHRQATGEQLHRLVVPDSGPRALAPVLAQLAEEELIGSITLPNSGRKRAWFLTHRGAGVCRDWPELRGRQPLPLSTSMAASMRAAHTLTVVRTHLAFLDDARAQGDEYGPLDWAPEVAHNVSDGERLVADALMRYVVLGAEGRVKLRAFVEVDRATMSGEDLAAKLISYARFHTYTPPAPGGRLTAGSNSVAWLRWYPTMPRVLFVLTGAGPRALANRLADLREMAAEHPLVAAMAAKVPLGAAVLEDVEEHGARAAVWTSLAGPEERCGWDELQPASAPATRVT